The proteins below are encoded in one region of Arenibacter algicola:
- a CDS encoding response regulator codes for MSFKIPKKEIIYPFSAFVLLMIVVVALWKNSLESNRQLLKKDIEVNGQIQSQGFLSSGQKSIIVLENLMERLEMTNGDYFEYWEEDARLILKEDQSFKFVEWIDSSLVVQRIVPHKGNEAIVGRSLSNHPRRDEWLRHVRDSTTNLTSWIPLIQGGHSILLDVPVFFGGKFQGTITAGMDFTTTFDMLSAGMDDYSIEIKDDKGTTFYKLNDPSPSDFSDDLVYVRSYEVDEDDKQVWTFYLMPRNKDVLAERNKSSSSILMFGILISLLMSLLTYFYQSSRNENTRFRELNIKLRVANRSLREERTKAEKASKAKTEFVSNMSHEIRTPLNAIMGFIEVLKESKIDSSLHEYLSLMDVSSKKLLLLVNDILEIDKIESGQISFKKDIFSPADELQNIISIYRPSIEAKGLYANLDIVSDSKTHVIADIGKFGQILTNLLRNALKFTDQGGIDITYEETIQNSDLNITIGIRDTGIGIPKSKLKTIFDRFTQIDSGITKRHEGSGLGLYITYLLIELLEGHIEVDSTENVGTEFKISLRFPITEMQPEVDAPISDSIDLTGFKVLIVDDNKVNVVVLKKTLDAFGINTYWVGNGKEAVKAVAENQYDLVFMDIHMPEMDGFEATEEIRKTQKDLVIIGFSADVTKETIQGAKEVGMNDYFTKPITFDKLRQNLSKYLVRV; via the coding sequence ATGTCCTTTAAGATTCCAAAGAAAGAAATAATATATCCTTTTTCTGCTTTTGTCCTATTGATGATTGTTGTAGTTGCGCTTTGGAAGAACTCTTTGGAATCCAATAGGCAACTGCTCAAGAAAGATATAGAGGTTAATGGGCAAATCCAATCACAGGGATTTTTGTCCTCTGGCCAAAAAAGCATTATTGTCCTTGAAAATCTTATGGAGAGGCTAGAGATGACCAATGGTGATTATTTTGAGTATTGGGAAGAGGATGCCAGACTTATCCTAAAAGAAGATCAATCTTTTAAATTCGTTGAATGGATCGATAGTTCCTTGGTGGTACAGAGGATTGTGCCGCATAAGGGGAACGAGGCCATTGTAGGCAGAAGCTTATCCAACCATCCACGACGTGACGAGTGGTTGCGGCATGTGCGGGATTCCACGACCAACTTAACCTCTTGGATACCTTTAATACAGGGTGGTCATTCCATATTACTCGATGTACCTGTTTTTTTTGGGGGTAAATTCCAAGGGACCATAACCGCTGGTATGGATTTTACGACCACTTTTGATATGTTGTCAGCTGGAATGGATGATTATTCCATTGAAATTAAGGATGATAAGGGAACTACTTTTTACAAACTCAATGACCCCTCACCCAGCGACTTTAGCGATGATTTGGTCTATGTTAGGTCTTATGAGGTGGACGAGGATGATAAACAAGTATGGACCTTTTACTTAATGCCGCGCAATAAGGACGTTTTGGCCGAAAGAAATAAGTCTTCTTCCAGTATTTTAATGTTTGGGATCCTAATATCCCTACTTATGAGTTTGTTGACATATTTTTATCAATCTTCCAGAAATGAGAACACACGTTTTAGGGAGTTAAATATTAAACTTCGCGTAGCCAATAGAAGTTTGAGGGAAGAAAGAACCAAGGCGGAAAAAGCTTCCAAGGCAAAAACCGAGTTTGTCTCCAATATGAGCCATGAAATTAGAACTCCTTTAAACGCTATTATGGGCTTTATTGAGGTGCTAAAGGAGTCTAAAATTGATAGTTCCCTACATGAATATCTTTCTTTGATGGATGTTTCTTCCAAAAAATTGCTTCTTCTGGTGAACGATATCCTGGAAATTGATAAAATAGAATCTGGCCAAATAAGCTTTAAAAAAGATATCTTTTCCCCAGCGGACGAGCTACAGAATATTATCAGTATTTATAGGCCCAGTATCGAGGCTAAGGGACTTTACGCGAACTTGGATATCGTCTCGGATTCCAAAACCCATGTTATAGCGGATATAGGAAAGTTTGGCCAGATACTCACCAATCTCTTAAGAAATGCCCTAAAGTTTACGGACCAGGGAGGAATAGATATTACGTACGAAGAAACCATACAAAATAGTGACTTAAATATCACTATCGGCATTAGGGACACAGGAATCGGAATACCGAAAAGTAAACTTAAAACCATTTTTGATAGGTTTACACAAATAGATTCCGGTATAACCAAAAGACATGAGGGTAGTGGTCTTGGATTATATATTACCTATCTGCTAATAGAGCTGCTGGAGGGTCATATTGAGGTAGACAGCACAGAAAATGTTGGTACGGAATTTAAGATTTCACTTAGGTTTCCAATTACCGAGATGCAGCCAGAAGTAGATGCGCCTATTTCCGATAGCATAGATTTAACCGGCTTTAAGGTTTTGATCGTGGACGACAATAAGGTTAATGTAGTAGTCCTCAAAAAGACCTTGGATGCTTTTGGCATTAATACCTATTGGGTAGGCAATGGAAAAGAGGCGGTAAAAGCAGTGGCCGAAAACCAATACGATTTGGTCTTCATGGATATCCATATGCCCGAAATGGATGGTTTTGAAGCTACCGAGGAAATAAGGAAAACCCAAAAAGATCTTGTTATTATTGGTTTCTCGGCAGATGTAACCAAAGAAACCATCCAAGGTGCCAAAGAGGTCGGAATGAACGATTATTTTACCAAACCTATTACATTTGATAAACTTAGACAGAATTTATCCAAATATCTTGTTCGGGTATAG
- a CDS encoding UDP-2,3-diacylglucosamine diphosphatase, with protein sequence MKKRPVELVVLSDVHLGTYGCHAKELVKYLKSIKPREVVLNGDIIDIWQFSKRYWPKSHMKVVKIIMQWVAEGIPVHYVAGNHDEMLRKFLGFKLGSFSIVNKVVLEINGSKAWMFHGDVFDVTMQHSKWIARLGATGYDMLILLNSAINYCSKKMGKGPVSMSKKIKNSVKSAIKFINDFEQIAADIAIENEYDYVVCGHIHQPEMREISTSKGTVMYLNSGDWIENLTSLEFNNGEWKLYHYMEDVMVINDDENVMEPMDILDKNQLFQNLVREFQFLTSAENK encoded by the coding sequence ATGAAAAAAAGACCTGTGGAACTAGTGGTTTTATCCGATGTGCATTTGGGAACCTACGGATGCCATGCCAAGGAATTGGTCAAATATCTAAAATCTATAAAACCCAGGGAAGTGGTTTTGAACGGGGATATAATTGATATATGGCAATTTAGCAAGCGGTACTGGCCAAAATCCCACATGAAGGTGGTAAAGATCATTATGCAATGGGTGGCCGAAGGAATCCCCGTGCACTATGTGGCAGGCAACCATGATGAAATGTTAAGGAAATTTCTAGGCTTTAAGTTGGGCTCTTTTAGTATTGTCAACAAGGTGGTTTTGGAGATAAATGGCAGCAAGGCTTGGATGTTTCATGGGGACGTCTTTGATGTTACCATGCAGCATTCCAAATGGATAGCAAGGTTGGGCGCTACAGGTTATGATATGCTAATTTTGTTGAACAGTGCCATAAATTATTGCAGTAAAAAAATGGGAAAAGGCCCTGTTTCCATGTCCAAGAAGATAAAAAACAGCGTTAAATCGGCCATTAAGTTTATTAATGATTTTGAACAGATTGCGGCCGATATAGCAATAGAAAATGAATATGACTATGTGGTTTGTGGGCATATCCACCAGCCGGAAATGAGGGAAATATCAACCTCCAAGGGGACAGTTATGTACCTTAATTCCGGGGATTGGATAGAGAATTTAACTAGTTTGGAATTTAATAATGGGGAGTGGAAATTATACCATTATATGGAGGATGTTATGGTTATCAATGATGATGAAAATGTGATGGAGCCAATGGATATTCTGGACAAAAATCAACTTTTTCAAAATTTGGTGAGGGAATTTCAATTTTTGACCTCAGCCGAGAACAAATGA